The window GTCGGCGGCGGGGTCAAAGGTCAGCCAGCTGTTAAAGAATTAGTCAccgcccttatttttttattagctcCGCCTCAGGCAGCGGCACAGCCAATGGGAGAGCAGCGTGCAGCAGTTGGCGTGCCGATGAAAGCGCGGCTCAGCCAGGCCGCCGTGTGGCCAGCCCTCCGCTCCCGCCTCCTTTTCTGACCACACCTTCTTGGCCTGCTCCGCCTCGCCGctccaggaggaggaggaggagccaacCGCCTGCCGCGCCTTGATGGCCAGGAAGGAGGCCAAGTCCAGGTCCAGACCTGTCGCGCCCCCCCGAGGACACGGCGTGTTCTGGCGACACTGAGGACAAGGGATCCACACctggtggagggggggggggtgtcatgACTTCCTGTCTGAACATGGCGGCGGTTGTCACGGTCACCTGCTCGTTGACGACCGTGTCCAGCCTCTTCAGACACGCCTGGCAGAAGGTGTGGCCGCAGTGCAGTCGCCGTGGCAACCGCTTGGCCAGGTCGTAGCTGCCAAAGCACACGATGCACACCGGGTCCTGCCTTTTGAGCGCCGTCGCCGTCTCCACGGCAACGGTGGGCGGCTGCTCTTCTGTTAGTCGCGACATTTTGCcggctaaaataaaaaaaatgacaacttttCTTTTGTCAAGTGTAGAAATGGTCACACGCACACAAAGAATACCTGCTGACTCTTTGAGGGCGGGGCTTAAGGATGGCGGTTAAAAAGaaacattccttttttttttcttttattccaTGGCGTCGTCCGTGTCCTTCTACTTCCTGCTCGTGTGTGTTGCTTCCTCCTCCCTCGGGCTCTGTTGGCTTTcctgatcaataattcataatcaaTAAATGTTCGCCGGCCGTTGTTCACCAAGCATGTGTAAGTAAGGAGGGAGAAGAAGACGCTGGAATGATATCATTTGAACATTTGGACATGCTACAATGTTTTTAAAGAGTTTTTTTCAATGTTGTGTAACTTAATGACTGCTCATCAGGTTACACAGCTGTTGCCTGGCAACAGGACTCTTACTGACTTCTGATTGGACGGTTACTTTCTCTCAGATTTTTTTGTACACTCTTTCACTTTTTGTACTTTTGTATATGGATAGTTAATCTGGCTGTGcaaaataattgtaatattcCAGGAATGTCAGctcatacaactttgtcttgtctttattgcacaacACACAACAAAGCCCAATCTCtactcttttttttatttgtatttatttatttaattttatttttatttatatatatatatatatatccccccaGGACTCATTGAAAAATTTATTGTGCATTTTGgattttacggagcccctaaagggatttttttttttaaataatttttattttttattttttttttagacatgtatctcatgcgcacgagaaactttttataaaatttaaaaaaaaaaaaaaaaaaaaaaaatagtaatttttttttttttttttagacatgtatcttgtgcgcttgagatagtttatttttataaaattataaaaataaaaataaaaatattagaatttttttaatttatttatttttagacatgctcttgcgcatgagaaactatcttgcacgagaaactatctcgtgcgcacgagatacatgtctaaaaaaaaattaaaaaattataaattatgaAAAAGGGATttgaagcaggggtgtccaaactttctccATCGAGGGCCACATTCAGAAAAAATGAAAGCTGCACACGGGAATAGTGTacaataaaggggaactgcactttttatttttatttttattttttatttttctctccAGGACTCATTGAAAAGTTTATTGTGCATTTTGGATTTTACggagccccgaaagggacatggggtattttttttatttttataatttatttatttattttttatttagacatgtatctcgtgcgcaattttataaaattttataaaattatataaaattataaaaaataaaaataaaaatgtattttaaaaaaattctttttttttttttagacatgtatctcgtgcgcacgagatagtttctttttataaaattatttaaaaaaatatatatatatatttgtatttatttatttatttatttttagacatgctcttgcacgagatacatgtataaaaaaaatgttttcccccatgtccctttaggggctccgttggatttgaagcaggggtgtccaaactttctccATCGAGGGCCACATTCGGAAAAAATGAAAGCTGCACACGGGAATAGTGTAcaataaaggggaactacactttttatttttatttttatttttttattttttctccagGACTCATTGAAAAGTTTATTGTGCATTTTGgattttacggagcccctaaagggacatgggggaattttttttaaataattttatttttttaattttttttagacatgtatgtcgtgtcgagatagtttctttttatacaattatttaaaaatatatatatatataatttttatttatttattttttttagacatgctcttgggcacgagaaactatctcgtgcgcacgtgatacatgtctaaaaaaaaattataaattataaaaaaaaatgttttcccccccatgtccctttaggggctccgttggatttgaagcaggggtgtccaaactttctccatcgagggccacattcagaaaaaattaaagctgcacagGGGAATAGTGGacaataaaggggaactgcactttttgttttcttttattttttttattttttttctccaggacTCATTGAAAAGTTTATTGTGCATTTTGGATTTTAcaaagcccctaaagggacatgggggaattttttttaatataattttgtttatttattttttttagacatgtatctcgtgtgcatgagatagtttctttttataaaattattattattatttttttttttaaataatttttttaaattaattttttttagacatgcttttgcgcacgagaaagtttcttgtgcgcatgagatacatgtctataaaaaaataaaaaaataataaattataaaaaaaatgttttccccccatGTCCGTTGGCTCCGTTGGATttgaagcaggggtgtccaaactttctccatcgagggccacattcagaaaaaattaaagctgcacacGGGAATAGTGTacaataaaggggaactgcactttttatttttttttatttatttatttatttatttctccaGGACTCATTGAAAAGTTTATTGTGCATTTTGgattttacggagcccctaaagggacatgggggaatttatttatttatttattttttttagacatgtatcttgtgcgcacgagaaactttttataaaattataaaaaataaaaataaaaatgtattatttttttatttttttagacatgttcttgcgcaccagaaactttctcgtgcgcacgagatacatgtctaaaaaaaaattaaaaaataataaattataaaaaaaaatgttttcccccccatgtccctttaggggctccgttggATTTGAAGCAGGGGTATCCAAACTTTCTCCATCGAGGGCCACATTCAGAACAAATTTAAAATtagaattttttaaaatgtatttatttttagacatgctctaaaaaaaaattaaaaaaatataaattaaaaaaaaagagctcCGTTGGATttgaagcaggggtgtccaaactttctccatcgagggccacattaaaaaaatgaaagctGCACACGGGAATAGTGTacaataaaggggaactgcactttttattttattttcatttatttattttttctccaggACTCATTCAAAAGTTTATTGTGCATTTTGgattttacggagcccctaaagggacatgggggattttttttttttaataattttatttctttatttttttttagacatgtatctcgtgcccatgagaaactttttataaaattataaaaaataaaaataaaaatgtataattttttttctttttttttttagacatgtatctcgtgcgcttgagatagtttatttttataaaattattaaaaaaaaaaaaaatttgaatttttatttttaaatttttttttagacatgctcttgcgcacgagaaactttctcgtgcacacaagatacatgtctaaaaaaaaataaaaaaattataaattataaaaaagGGGCTCCGTTGGATttgaagcaggggtgtccaaactttctccatcgagggccacattcagaaaaaattaaagctgcacacGGGAATAGTGTacaataaaggggaactgcacttttttttttcctttttttttttttctccaggacTCATTGAAAAGTTTATTGTGCATTTTGgattttacggagcccctaaagggacatgggggatttttttttttttttaataatttttttaatttattttctttagacatgtatctcgtgcgtacgagaaactttttataaaattataaaaattaaaaataacaatttataa of the Nerophis lumbriciformis linkage group LG32, RoL_Nlum_v2.1, whole genome shotgun sequence genome contains:
- the rnf224 gene encoding RING finger protein 224, producing the protein MSRLTEEQPPTVAVETATALKRQDPVCIVCFGSYDLAKRLPRRLHCGHTFCQACLKRLDTVVNEQVWIPCPQCRQNTPCPRGGATGLDLDLASFLAIKARQAVGSSSSSWSGEAEQAKKVWSEKEAGAEGWPHGGLAEPRFHRHANCCTLLSHWLCRCLRRS